From a region of the Candidatus Micropelagos thuwalensis genome:
- a CDS encoding RodZ domain-containing protein, giving the protein MSDDLKNKSVGSLLRQARLAQKGKLPEISENLRINHEHLKALEEDNANGLPGLAYAVGFIRSYADHLGLDAESLIAQYKSQTSGISNGLDFPVTEDDYELPSFILVSGLLVVSTITYLFWAFLIDAEEIVMDKTNSISAYEETSEDDEASVIFQDRALDRPLMNDEALSDETTAIMSQKSVQKDTVIEGTADTAGEKEVISDTVVDTKPLPEIAGSPLYLRGLGQTWLRISDGTGKVLYSSIILQGETYQLPLDGVIKIDTFDAGKLEYFYEDKVGPRLGKDGENLRGKTISVKSILDSIQ; this is encoded by the coding sequence ATGTCAGATGATTTAAAAAATAAATCGGTAGGTTCGCTTTTGCGTCAGGCAAGGCTTGCGCAAAAAGGAAAGCTACCTGAGATATCGGAAAACCTTCGTATCAACCACGAGCATCTCAAAGCGCTTGAGGAAGACAATGCAAATGGTCTTCCCGGACTGGCCTATGCTGTGGGTTTCATCAGAAGTTATGCCGACCATCTTGGGTTAGATGCCGAAAGCCTCATCGCGCAATATAAAAGCCAGACTTCAGGTATCAGTAATGGTCTTGATTTTCCTGTCACCGAAGATGATTACGAATTGCCAAGTTTTATTCTTGTTTCTGGCCTGCTGGTTGTCTCAACCATTACGTATCTCTTTTGGGCTTTCTTGATTGATGCAGAGGAAATTGTGATGGATAAGACAAACTCCATCAGCGCCTATGAAGAGACAAGTGAAGACGATGAAGCGTCAGTAATATTTCAAGATAGAGCTTTGGACAGGCCCCTCATGAACGATGAAGCTCTGTCGGACGAAACAACAGCTATCATGTCACAGAAATCAGTACAAAAAGATACCGTGATAGAAGGAACAGCTGACACTGCGGGAGAAAAAGAGGTCATTTCGGACACAGTCGTAGATACGAAGCCCTTGCCGGAAATTGCCGGTTCGCCTCTTTATCTTCGCGGTCTTGGGCAGACATGGCTAAGAATTTCCGATGGAACCGGTAAAGTTTTGTATTCAAGTATCATTCTACAAGGTGAGACTTATCAACTTCCGCTCGACGGTGTTATCAAAATTGATACATTTGATGCTGGCAAACTTGAATATTTTTACGAGGATAAAGTAGGGCCTCGGCTCGGGAAAGACGGCGAAAATTTGCGCGGTAAGACAATTTCCGTTAAGAGCATTTTAGACAGCATTCAATAG
- the ptsP gene encoding phosphoenolpyruvate--protein phosphotransferase — MPLTMEGPRVLLRRLRQVMADRADRQTRLDKIVELIATSMNTAVCSVYLKSNEDTLELCATEGLNPSSVHKTTLKIGQGLVGDVALHARPLNLAEAKSHPRFVYLPETGEEAFQSFVGVPILSGGTVIGVLVVQNTSHRSFVDEEIEALQTVAMVLSEMLAAEGQFRAVDENPQGPARLVGYPLTEGLAIGQVVMHEPRVAVESLIAEDMDVEFSRLEAGIYELRRAVDEMLRTEDVSHAGDHLDVLETYRMFANDEGWFSRMREAVRTGLTAEAAVERVQNDIRARLTGQRDVYLQERLHDFEDLSNRLLRVLVGKTLTASAEKLPKNAILVARNMGPAELLDYERQNLRGLVIEEGTASAHVSIVARALGIPTIGRIVNIVNLVTDGQSIVVDADLGVCFLNPSSEVLDSYNERIKLMARRQKQYARLRKQPAVTRDHKKINLAVNAGLMVDVSNMKDSGAEGIGLFRTELQFMISAKLPKAKEQTAFYSRVMDMVGDQPIIFRTVDIGGDKMLPYMRQMQEENPAMGWRAIRIALDRPGLLRIQIRALLNAAQGRDLQIMFPMIAVVDEFLAARDILDKELARLNKSGQTAPKSLKVGAMLEVPSLIWQLDDLLPHLDFVSVGTNDLFQFFFASDRGNPRVGERYDLFSSAPLAMMKHIADTCKRHHKPATICGEYGGRPLEAMALLGLGFSKLSVPPTSVGPVKRMIRSLNLEKLQGLMKNPPPHITLNSRKGFENLAEFLRVKL; from the coding sequence TGAGCTTTGTGCAACCGAAGGGTTGAATCCTTCATCCGTTCATAAAACCACTTTGAAAATCGGTCAGGGTCTTGTCGGTGATGTTGCTTTACATGCGCGTCCGTTAAATTTAGCTGAGGCAAAATCTCACCCGCGCTTTGTCTATCTTCCTGAAACTGGGGAGGAAGCGTTCCAGTCTTTTGTAGGTGTGCCCATTCTCAGCGGCGGGACGGTCATTGGTGTTTTGGTTGTTCAAAATACAAGTCATCGCTCGTTCGTTGATGAAGAAATTGAAGCCTTGCAAACCGTCGCCATGGTGCTGTCGGAAATGCTGGCTGCTGAAGGACAGTTTCGTGCCGTTGACGAAAACCCGCAAGGCCCAGCTCGTCTTGTCGGATACCCGCTGACAGAGGGGCTTGCAATTGGGCAGGTGGTGATGCATGAGCCGCGCGTTGCGGTGGAGAGCCTGATTGCTGAAGATATGGATGTTGAGTTTTCCCGTCTTGAGGCGGGAATTTATGAGTTGCGCCGTGCTGTCGATGAAATGCTGCGCACGGAAGATGTCTCCCATGCGGGTGATCATCTTGATGTGCTGGAAACCTATCGGATGTTTGCCAATGATGAAGGGTGGTTTTCCAGAATGCGAGAAGCGGTGCGGACCGGTCTTACTGCAGAGGCCGCAGTGGAACGTGTTCAGAACGATATTCGTGCCCGTCTTACCGGACAGCGTGATGTGTACTTACAGGAACGCCTTCACGATTTTGAGGATCTTTCAAATCGTTTGTTGCGGGTGCTTGTCGGCAAAACCCTAACGGCGAGTGCTGAGAAGCTTCCAAAAAACGCTATCCTTGTTGCACGGAATATGGGCCCTGCAGAGCTTTTGGATTATGAGCGGCAAAACCTGCGCGGGCTGGTGATTGAAGAGGGTACTGCCAGCGCGCATGTGTCGATTGTCGCGCGTGCCTTGGGTATTCCGACGATTGGACGGATTGTTAATATTGTGAATCTTGTAACGGATGGTCAGTCAATTGTGGTCGATGCTGATTTGGGTGTCTGTTTTCTCAATCCGTCATCTGAAGTGCTGGACTCTTATAATGAGCGCATCAAGCTTATGGCGCGTCGGCAAAAGCAATATGCGCGGCTTAGAAAGCAACCGGCTGTAACGCGAGATCACAAAAAAATTAACCTTGCGGTCAATGCAGGACTTATGGTCGATGTCAGCAATATGAAGGACAGCGGTGCGGAGGGTATTGGTCTTTTCAGAACGGAATTACAATTTATGATTTCGGCCAAACTTCCCAAAGCAAAAGAGCAAACGGCTTTTTATAGTCGCGTTATGGATATGGTTGGCGATCAACCGATTATCTTCAGAACCGTTGATATTGGTGGTGATAAAATGCTGCCTTATATGCGTCAGATGCAAGAAGAAAACCCTGCCATGGGATGGCGCGCGATTCGTATTGCGCTGGATCGCCCCGGTCTTTTGCGGATACAAATACGCGCCCTACTTAATGCGGCGCAAGGCAGGGATTTGCAAATTATGTTTCCAATGATTGCTGTCGTTGATGAGTTTCTGGCGGCGCGGGACATTCTTGATAAAGAGTTGGCGCGGCTTAATAAATCCGGTCAGACAGCACCAAAGTCGTTGAAAGTGGGGGCCATGCTGGAAGTACCCTCGCTTATTTGGCAATTAGATGATTTATTGCCACATTTGGATTTTGTCAGTGTCGGCACGAATGATTTGTTCCAGTTTTTCTTTGCCAGTGATCGTGGGAATCCGAGGGTCGGGGAGAGGTATGATTTATTCTCTTCAGCCCCACTAGCTATGATGAAGCATATTGCAGATACATGTAAGCGTCATCACAAGCCGGCAACAATTTGTGGTGAATATGGCGGACGTCCGTTGGAAGCGATGGCTTTGCTCGGGCTGGGGTTTTCAAAACTATCAGTCCCGCCGACATCTGTCGGCCCCGTAAAAAGAATGATAAGGTCTTTGAATCTTGAAAAACTACAAGGTTTGATGAAAAACCCGCCACCACATATTACTCTCAACTCCCGTAAGGGGTTTGAAAACCTTGCAGAGTTTTTAAGAGTTAAGCTTTAA